Part of the Pseudomonas sp. ADAK13 genome is shown below.
GTGACATCAAGATTGCCGATTATCGCGTTGATACTGGTGAGGCCACTGACCGCCACGCTGGCCGTACTGCCTCCGGCATTGAGCACCGTAATCGCCGCATCGAGCAGTTGGCTGATCTTGAGGTTCTTGGTTAACAGTTGATCGTAGGCACCCGCCGTCACCCCCACGTTCAACGCCAACTGGTTGAGGTAGCTGAGCAGGTTGATATTGGTGTCTACCAAGCCTTGCCAGCCGGCGACGCTCAGGTTCAATGAGCCGCCCAACAGTTGGCCGAACAACAGGTTCAACGCGGCTGACTTGGTCGAGTCCACGGTGACCAGTGTTGATTTGATCGTCAGTTGTGCTTGAGGCGGCAGGATCTTCGGCGCCGCCACGGCGACGGCAGACAGTTGGGTGTTCAAGTTGTAGCCGCCACCATTGGCCATTGCCCAGAGGCCCCCGGCAACACTGGTCATTACCGGGCGCGAAGCTATCACCTGGATGGCATCGGTCTTGGTCGAGTCTGCGGAGAACACTCGCTGGTTGGTGGCCCCGGTTGTCAGCACGCCGCACTTCACTATCAGCGCGCTGCCCGGCGGAATGACATAACCATTGCGCACTGCGCTGGCACCGGCATAGGTGGGCGCGGTGTTGGTGGCGGGCAGGCAATCACCCTTGCGCTGCACCGCTTCCAGTGCCGCCATGTCGGCGATGGACTGCAACTTGCGCTTTTCCACGTACAAACGACTGCTGTCGATCACCAGCAACAAGAATACCAAGGCCGTGCCCAAGGTCACGGCCGCTATCAAGCCAATCGCACCACGCTGCCTTGCGTACCCGGCCAGGCGGCCGGAACGAGATCGAAGAGACATCGAGCACTCCTTTGCCGGCACACTGCCGAGCGCTTACTCTCCTGTGTTGCTTGGGAGTGTAGACAACCGCGGCGGGGGCTGCAGGCCAGTCGCCATACCTCGGCGACTGGCGGGGTGCTGATTACAGAATCAGTGTGGCGGGTAGTTGGAAAGCACCTTGGTCACCGTCGCGCGAATAGCGGCGCTGCGGTCCTGTGGCTCGGGGGAACTGGCGAGCATTTGCTCATCGCTGCCACGCCACACCAGCTTGCCGTCCTTGCCGTCGAGCAAATCGATCTGGATGGTCGCGACCTTGTAGGTGATGTTGCGGGTTTCGTTGTACATCGGCGCGCCCCAGTAACCATTCCACGGCCCGCCCCAGGCGCCGCCGTAGTTGGTGGTGACTTGCTGCTGGCGGTCTTCAACGATCAGGTAAGTCTGCACATTCAGGTCAGCCTTGGTGCCCGGCGCCGCAGGGCGCAAGCCACGCTGGTCGAGTTGTTCGCCCACGGCCTGGCGGATGCGCTGCTCGGTGAGGTCACTCTTGATCCGCGGGTCATCCGGACGGTATTGCAACGCAGGCTCTTTCCAGCTCCAGCTGCGGTACGCCCCAAAGTCCCGGCTGGCGTCAAAATCGTGGTTGACCTGGCTGCTCTGGCAGCCGCTCAGCAACACAACAACAGCAAGTGCAGCGATACGACGAAGCATGGTTTTTCTCCAAAAGACGAACTGAGCCTGAGATGAGAATAGCTGCTAACTGGGAGGATAAGCGGTCATTGCTTTCTGCATCGCCTCACGCAACGCATCGGCGCGCTCGCCGAGGCTGCCCTGGCTTGCGGTTTCGGCGCTGGTGCTCCACACCGGCTGACGGGTGCGGGCATCGAACAGACTGATGCGCGCCACGGCCACCGTCACCTCATAGGTGCGTACCACCGGCACCGTGTTGTACATGCCGTAACCGTTGCCGTAGCGGTTATAGCCGCCGTAACCGTAGCCATAATCGTCCTGGACCTGGCGCAGGCGTTTTTCCAGGCGCACATCGGCGCTCACCAACAGGTCGGGGGCGCGGTTGTCATGCAAGGGGCGCAGGCCGCGCTGGTCGAGGGCGCCACTGACAGCCTCGGCAATCTGCGCCGAATCGGCCCAGGCCGAGCCCGCCGGCAGTTGATTGTTGAGCCAGGCCCAACTGCGGTAGGCGCCATAGTCGCGCACCGGCGCCGGGTAAGCACTGGCGTCAAAGGTGTTGGCCGCCTGGGCAGGCGCCGGCGGCATCGGGGCAGATGCCGCCACATACGGGTTGGGGCTTTGGCAACCCGCCAGGCCCAGGCCCAGCAGAATCAGTCCAAGACAGCGCTTCATTTCGACCTCCGCAGACTGGGCCGCTTAAACCGGACGGCAGATCCAGTGCAAATAACGCCCAAGTCCGGCAAAGCTTGGGTGACGACGGTGTGCGAGCTCCATCTCCAACAAATCCAGCAACTCGGCGCGGGCCTGGAATTCCACCGGCATATAGTCGTGGAACACCCGCACGCCACTCTGGGTTTCGACCTGCCACAGGCCCTCTAGTTGCGTCGCCAACTCCCGTGGGTCGAGGGGTTGTTGCGGCGTGAGGCTCTGCTTTTCGCCGGCCATGTCGTTCTTGCGCATTTTGCGGAAGTGGCCTTTGAGCAGGTTGCGGTAAATCAACGCGTCCCGGTTGTAAAAGGCCAGAGACAGCCAGCCGCCGGGCGCGGTCAACTGGTGCAGCACCGGCAGGATTGCGTGGGGCTCGGCCAACCATTCCAGTACGGCGTGGCACAGCACCAGGTCGTAGGGCTGGGTGAGTTGGCCGAGCAAGTCCTGCCAGGGCGCTTGGATGAAGGTCGCCGTCTGCCCGGCTTCGGCGAAACGCTGGCGGGCACCTTCGAGCATCGGCTCGGCGGGTTCGGCCAGGGTCACGTCATGGCCGCGCTCGGCCAGCCACAGCGACATATGGCCAAGGCCAGCGCCGATATCCAGCACCCGCAGCGGGCGGTCCGGCAGCGCCTCAATCAGGTCGGCTTGCAGCACCGCCAGGCGAATCGCGCCCTTGGCACCGCCGTAGATCTTCTCGGCGAAACGGGTGGCCAACTGGTCGAAATGACGGTCGCTCATTTGGCAAACCGCCGTTCGCTGTCGGCCAGCTTGGCGCGAACCACTTGATCCATGTCCAACCCCAACTCGCTGCACAACAGCAGCAGATACAGCACGATGTCACCGACTTCCTGGCCTGCGTGGGCGAGTTTATCGGCGGGCAACTGCCGCGACTGGTCTTCGCTCAGCCACTGGAAAATCTCCACCAGCTCGGCCATTTCAACGCTGGCGGCCATCGCCAGGTTCTTGGGGCTGTGGAACTGCTTCCAGTCGTTGGTATCGCGGATGCGGTGCAGGCGTTCGGTGAGGTGTTCGAGGTTCATGGGGGGCTCCTGAAGGTGTATAGCTTCGGGCGCAAGCCGCGCGAAGGCAAGTGAATCCCTGCGGCCCGTAAACCTCTATGCTAGAAGGGAACTAGCTTGGGCCAATAACGACCAAAGGCTCAGGTTCGGCAGCTACGCCCACCGTCTTATCAGGACACACACATGCAAACAGACTTTTTCGGATGGCTGGGCCTCAAAATCGGCCAGATCATCCACTTCATCGTCGAGTTGTTCAGCGGGCTGTTCAACACCCTGTCCCACGCGGGCGGCGACTTTGTCGACGGGCTGGCCAAATCCTTAGGGATGGACACCTCGATCATCAGCATCCTCATGCTGATTATCGGGTTGATGCTGCTGTACTCGGCGGTGCGCGCGTTTATGCGGGCCTCGATCATCATGGGGATTATCTGGTTGATGCTCGGGCTCTGGGTGCTCAGTTGGGTGGTGCATTAATAAAGGGCCAGCAGGGTAAATCCCTTTAATTTGAGGGACGTTTCCGAGACAATCTTTCGGCCTTGTGCCTGCTGGGATGGGTGGCTAGTCTTCGGCCCTTCACTGCATATCAGTGATCGGGTTTAGTCGCCCGGAATTAGTGAGCGCAAGTTGTCGCCATGCTTCATGGCGGCTGTGCGCAGGGCACCTTCGGGTGCGCCGGGTTCCACTAGCCGGTCGACTAACCTGCGTACAGCCGCCACCCTCGTTTAGTCGCGCGGGTGTCAGCTCCTTACCTTCTAGTGGAGTTACACCATGCATAAGCTTGTCCCAGATCCACCCAGCGACCTCCTCAAAGACCGCGCCGCCTTTAACCGCGCCCTCGAACACTACCTGCCATCGCAGGGCTTCCACACGATCAACGAAGACCTGAGCTTCGAAGATTCCCTGCTCTACACCGCCAGCCTGCTGAGCAGCGCCTCGGCCACTGCGCTCGATTGCGGCGAGCTGCTGGAAAGCCCGCAGCGAGCGAAGATCCTGGCCGTGTGGCACTTGCTGGAAATTGCCAAGACTACGGTCGACCGCTCGATCGAATGCCTGCATCCGCGTAAGACTTAAGCCTTCATTGCCTGGCCGTCAGCTATCGCAGGCAAGCCAGCTCCCACAGGGGAATGCATTCCAAGTGTGGGAGCCGGGCTTGCCCGCGATAGCGATCGCCCAGGCAACAGATATGCGTACAGCCAGTTACACTACCGCTCCCCAAAGGAGCCCGCATGACTTCCCTGCTGACCGACTGGCGCGACCGCCCCACCCATCGCCGCGTGTGGGCCCTCGCCGCGCCGATGATCCTGTCGAACATCTCCGTGCCGCTGGTGGCGCTGGTGGACAGCATGGTCATCGGCCACCTGCCCCACGCCCATCAACTCGGCGCCGTGGCCGTGGGGGCCAGCCTGTACACCTTCCTGGCCTGGGCCATGGGTTTCCTGCGCATGGGTTCCACCGGCTTTGCCGCCCAGGCCGCCGGGCGCGGTGATGGTGCGGCGCTGAGGCAGATTCTGTTGCAGGGGCTGCTGCTGGCGCTGGGCCTGGCGATGTTGCTCGGCAGCATCGGCATTCCGTTAAGCGGCCTGGTGCTGGACTGGATGCAGCCCTCGCCCGAGCTGAACCAACTGACCCGGGAATTCTTCCACACCCGCCTCTTCGGCCTGCCCGCGGCCCTGGCCAGCTACGCCCTGGTCGGCTGGTTCCTCGGCACCCAGAACGCCCGCGCGCCGCTGGCGATTCTGCTCACCACCAACCTCGTCAATATCGCCCTTAACCTGTGGTTCGTCCTGGGTCTGGATTGGGGCGTGGTCGGCTCGGCCCGCGCCTCGGTGATCGCCGAATGGACCGGCGCGCTGCTCGGCCTGGCCCTCACCCAAAAAGCCCTGCGCGCCTACCCCGGCCATATCGCCTGGGCCGCCCTCAAGCTGTGGCAAAGCTGGCGCCCGCTGCTGGCGGTAAACCGCGATATCTTCATCCGCAGCCTGGCCCTGCAATCGGTGTTTTTCATGATCACCGTGCAAGGCGCCCGCCTGGGCGATGCAACGGTGGCGGCAAACGCGCTGCTGCTTAACGGGTTACTGCTGACAGCTCACGCCCTGGACGGGCTGGCCCACGCCGTGGAAGCCTTGTGCGGCCACGCCATCGGCGCCCACGACCGCCAGGCTTTGCGCCGTTCGCTGGTGGTGGCCTGCGGTTGGTCGCTGCTGGCCAGCATCGGCTTCGCGATCCTGTTCGCAGTGTTCGGCCACCTGTTTATCGCCATGCAAACCGACATCCCGAGCGTGCGCGAAACCGCCGACATCTACCTGCCCTACCTCGCCGTGTTGCCGCTGATTGCAGTGTGGAGCTACCTGCTGGATGGCCTGTTCATCGGCGCCACCCGCGCCCGGGAAATGCGCAACGGCATGCTGCTCACCGTAGTGATTGTGCTGCCCTTCGCCTGGGCCTTGCAGGGCCTCGGTAACCACGGGCTGTGGATAACCTTCCTGCTGTTCATGGCCCTGCGCAGCCTCACGCTGTGGGCAATTGCCTGGCGCCTGAACAAGCAAGACCGCTGGCTTACTGGCCCGGTGTGAACTTGATAAACGCGGTCACCCGGTCCAGCACCGGCGCCAGCCAGCGCAGCGGCCGGGCCATGGACGCCACCAGCGTCGCGTGGCTGGTCCTGGTGAAGTAGAACGCCTCCACCGGCACACCCGCCGCCCGCAGCTTGTTCGCCAGGCCGCCGGTGTTGCGCTTGGGGTTAACCAGATTGTCGTCCACCGACGCAATCAGCAGGCTTGGTGGTGCGCTTGCGCTGACGTGGTTGATGGGTTGGGAATCGGGCGGTGAATCCGGATAGAAGAACACCGGGCGCACATCGCGGTTTTCAATCGGCAGGAAATCATACGGCCCGGCGAGGCCGATCCAGCCCTTGAAGATTGACGGCGACAATCCAACCCCGGCCAACCATTGTGGGTCCAGCGCCAGCATCGCAGCGTTGTAGGCACCGGAGCTGTGGCCCATCACGTACAGCTTGCCGGGATCGGCGCCGTACTCGGCAATATGCTGGTGCGTCCAGGCAACCGCTTGGGCGCCGTCCTGCAAAAACAGTGGGTAACGCACTTGCGGATAAAGCCGGTAATCGGCGATCACCACCACGATGCCACGCGAGGCCAGGGCTTCGCCGACGAAACCGTAGTCATCCCTGGAGCCGCTGTTCCAGCTGCCGCCATAGAAAAACACCACCACCGGCGCATTGGGCAAGGCAGTGACGGGACGGTAGATATCGAGTTTCTGGCGGGGGTCATCGCCGTAGGCAATGGAGGAGGTTTTGGTGAAGGTGCTGGAGGGTGTGAGTGCGTTGAGGACCTTGATGGGGGAGCAGGCTGCGAGCAGCGCGGCTATTGCCAGGGTGAACACTTGCAGAAGTTTGCTCGACATCGCCTAGCCCCTCTTTGCGTAAACCCTGGCCTTTGTGGTGAGCGGGCTTGCCCCGCGCGAGGCAAGCTCGCTCACCACAAAAAGCTGCGCCGTACCCCGTATCAGGAGGACAGGTAAGACGAACGCGTCAGACCCAGACGCAACGCATCCAGGAACTGGGTCCGCTCCGCCGCCGTGATCTTCGCGCTGGCGCACTTGTCACGGTAGTGAGTCATCAACTCCTCCGGCGACAAGTGCACGTAGCGCAGCATGTCTTCGATGGTGTCGTGGGTCTCGATCCCGGCGCTGTACACTGAACCGTCTTCACGCTGGTAGATGTTCACCGAGTCGGTGTCACCGAACAGGTTGTGCATGTCGCCGAGGATCTCCTGGTAGGCGCCCACCAGGAAAATCCCCAGCAGGTAATCCTCACCTTCGTTCACCGCATGCACCGGCAGGCTGGTCTCGATGCTTTGCTCGTCGACGTACTGCTTGATCTTGCCGTCGGAGTCGCAGGTCAAATCCTGCAGCACCGCGCGGCGCAGCGGTTCTTCGTCGAGGCGATGCAGCGGCAGAATCGGCAGCACCTGGCCGATGGCCCAGGTGTCCGGCAGGCTCTGGAACACCGAGAAGTTGCAGATGTATTTGTCGGCCAGCTTGTCGTTGAGTTCGTCCAGCACCTGGCGGTGCGAGCGCTGGCGGGCTTTCAGCGAGTTGTGCAGGCGGCGGCACACGGCGAAGTAGCATTGCTCGGCCAGAGCTTTTTCGGCGAGGGTCATTTTGCCGTCAGCGTACTGGGTGGCCACGTCGCTCATGTAGTGGGTGGCGCGCCAGTAGGTTTCGGTGACCATTTCAATGTCGGTCGGGCCCAGCAGGTCCACCAGCCACTGCACGGTTTCCGGCAGGCTTTCCTTGTTCTCGATCAGCGGCACATCGTCGTTGTGCTTCTCGACGTCGGTCACCTGCACCACCAGCATCGCGTGGTGGGCGGTCAGGGAGCGGCCGCTCTCGGAAAAGATGTTCGGGTGCGGCAGGCTCTGCGCGTCGCAGAATTCCTTGAGCATGCCCACGACCACACCGGCGTAGTCGTCCATGTCGTAGTTGATCGAGCTGGCGTTACGCGAGTGGGTACCGTCGTAGTCAACGCCCAGGCCGCCGCCCACGTCGATGTGGTCTACCGGCAGGCCGAGGTTGCGCAGTTCGCCGTAGTAACGAATGGCCTCCTTGAACCCGTGCTGGTAGTCGGCCAGGTTGGCGATCTGCGAGCCCATGTGGAAGTGCAGCAGGCGAATGCCCTGGTCCAGGCCCGCCGCGCGGAAACGCTCGACCACCGACAGCAGTTGCGCCGCCGACAGACCGAATTTGGATTTCTCGCCGCCGGTGTCTGCCCACTTGCTCGACGCCAAAGACGACAGGCGCACCCGCAGGCCCACCTGAGGCTTGACCTTGAGGTTGGCGGCTTCTTCGATTACCAGGCCGACTTCGGATTCTTTCTCGATCACGATGAAGACGTTGTGGCCCAGCTTCTGGCCCATCAGCGCGAGGCGGATGAACTCACGGTCTTTGTAACCGTTGCAGACGATGGTGCCGCCTTTCGGGGCCAGGGCCAGCACGGCCAGCAGCTCCGGCTTGGAGCCGGCTTCCAGGCCGATGGACACATCCTGGGTGGCGATGATGTTCTCGATCACCGCTTCCTGCTGGTTCACCTTGATCGGGTACAGCGCGGTGTATTTGCTCTGGTATTCCAGGCGCTCGATATTCGCGTCGAAGGCGCCGGTCAACTGGCGTACGCGGTCTTGCAGGATGTCGGGGAAGCGCACCAGCAACGGCAAGGACAGGCCGCTTTTGCGCAACTCGTCTACTTGCTCGTACAGGTCGACGGGCGTGCTGTTCGGGCCGTTCGGACGGACTTCAACGCGACCGGCATCATTGATCGCGAAATACCCGGCCCCCCAATGGCGAATCCCGTAAACACTGCGGCTGTCCGCAACTGTCCATTGGCTGCCATCGTCTTTGCGTGTGCGTCGTACGGACATCGAAGTCCCCTATAAATGAAGTCGAAGTGCACCGGCCTGATCAGAGGCTGGCGCAGTCTAAAGAATGAAAATGACGATTTGCCTGTGAGAGGGGTAGACCCCACTTGCAGGACAGAGTTTAGACACCGGTCAGGAACAGGCTCTGTGAAAACCATGGAGACGACAGTTCGCGTTCAGCAAGCGGGCCATCGGGGTGGTTTTCACAGAGGCTGCTAGCCGCCGGATTTCTTCGCCTTGTAACCCAGCTTGATCAGCTCGGCCAACAGCAACTCGACGTGGTCGCCCTGGATCTCGATCACGCCGTCTTTCAGGGCGCCACCGGTGCCGCAACGCTTTTTCAGCGCAGTGGCCAGCTCCTTCAAAGCATCTTCGGCCAGGGGCACGCCGGTGATGGTGGTCACCGTCTTGCCGCCACGGCCCTTGCTCTCGCGACGTACGCGGGCAATACCGTCGCCTTCGGGAATCAGGGTTGTTTTGCAGGTGCATGAATCCACGGGCTGGCGACAGTCCGGGCAATGTCGACCTGCGTCGGTGGAAAATACCAGGCCACCAAGGGCGGCGAAGGATGCGGCTTTTTTGGCCACCGGCAATCCTCTTGGGAGGACAAAGACTGATCGGTGGGGTCACCGACCGCGAAGCCCCACTCAGGCAGGGGCAGCGCTACTGAACCGCGAGAGCGGTTCAGCCTGAAAAGTCGCGCAGTGTAACGGCAAAAAGGCCCCTTGCTAAGAGCCAAATGGCGCCAATTTATGCAACTTTAGCGACGCAGGGCCAAATATCGACGCAACCCTTCCTGTGCATCCGGGCAATAGGGCTTTTCTTCGGCCTCCTGCAACACCGTCGCCAGCGGCAGAAAGCGCGCTTCCATGACTTCTTCCGGCTGGATCCGCAGCGGCCCGTCCCACACAGCCGAGAACGACGTGCACCAGAGCCGGCTGTCGCCGTCTTCGAAGTAGAAGTGATCGTGAGCGGTCAGTTCGACGCCGCTGACCCCCAGTTCCTCCTCCAGCTCCCGGGCCGCCGACTCGGCGTAGGACTCGTGGGCCGCCACCATCCCGCCCGCCGCCGTGTCCCAGAACCCCGGGTACATGGCTTTGCTCAGGGTGCGCCGGTGCACACACAGCTCACCGGCCGAGTTGAACAGGAAGATAAAGGTGCAGCGCCCGATCAGCCCGCGCTGGCGCAAATCGGAACGCACCCGGGAGCCGAGCAGGTTGTCCTGCTCGTCGACCCAGGCAATCAGTTCGGCGTCGGAGGCGGCGCGGTGCGCTGCCTCCCGGGTGGAAGCGTCCATCATCAACCCTGGTTCAGGAGCTGACGCAAGTCGATCACTGCAGCGTTGGCCCGGGAAATATAGTTGGCCATGACCAGCGAATGGTTGGCCAGGATGCCAAAACCACTGCCGTTGAGAATCATCGGGCTCCACACCGGTTCCTGCGAGGCTTCCAGCTCACGAATGATCTGGCGCACGCTGACGGTGGCGTTCTTCTTGGCCAGCACGTCGGCGAAGTCGACTTCAATGGCGCGCAGCAGATGGGACAAGGCCCAAGCCTGGCCGCGGGCTTCGTAGAACACGTTGTCGATCTGCATCCATGGGGTTTCCACCACTTCTTCGTCGACTTGCGGCACTTCACCCGGCGCCAGCGCTTCGGTTTTCAGCGCAGTGTTGAGCTTGACCCGGCCCACACTGGCCGACAGCCGTTGCGACAGCGAACCCAGACGGGTCGCTACATCACCCAGCCAGTTGTTCAGGTTGTCGGCACGCGCATAGAACAGCGCGCCACGCTGATTCGGGTCAGACAAACGGGCTTCGTAGCGGCTCAGGGAATTGATGCCTTCCTGGTATTCCGACTCACTGGACGGCAATACCCAGCTCTTGTTGTCGAAGTTGAAGCGCGGCTCGGCCTTGGCCAGGTCCGCGTCTTCCGCCGACTGCGACTGCGAGCGGGCGAAGTCTTTGCGCAGGGCACGGGTCAGGTCACGCACCTGCACCAGCACGCCGTATTCCCAGCTGGGCATGTTGTCCATCCACAGGCCTGGCGGGAAGCGGTCGTTGGAAATGTAGCCACCCGGCTTGTTCAGCAAGGTGCCCACCACGGTCTTGAGGGTTTCGACGGTGGTGAAACCCACCACCATCTGCTTGCCTTCCTTCTCGGCGGCAATCTGCGCGTTCTGCTGCACTGGGAACAACGCAGGCTCTTCACTCCAGTACCA
Proteins encoded:
- a CDS encoding DUF4136 domain-containing protein translates to MLRRIAALAVVVLLSGCQSSQVNHDFDASRDFGAYRSWSWKEPALQYRPDDPRIKSDLTEQRIRQAVGEQLDQRGLRPAAPGTKADLNVQTYLIVEDRQQQVTTNYGGAWGGPWNGYWGAPMYNETRNITYKVATIQIDLLDGKDGKLVWRGSDEQMLASSPEPQDRSAAIRATVTKVLSNYPPH
- a CDS encoding DUF4136 domain-containing protein, producing MKRCLGLILLGLGLAGCQSPNPYVAASAPMPPAPAQAANTFDASAYPAPVRDYGAYRSWAWLNNQLPAGSAWADSAQIAEAVSGALDQRGLRPLHDNRAPDLLVSADVRLEKRLRQVQDDYGYGYGGYNRYGNGYGMYNTVPVVRTYEVTVAVARISLFDARTRQPVWSTSAETASQGSLGERADALREAMQKAMTAYPPS
- a CDS encoding methyltransferase domain-containing protein, coding for MSDRHFDQLATRFAEKIYGGAKGAIRLAVLQADLIEALPDRPLRVLDIGAGLGHMSLWLAERGHDVTLAEPAEPMLEGARQRFAEAGQTATFIQAPWQDLLGQLTQPYDLVLCHAVLEWLAEPHAILPVLHQLTAPGGWLSLAFYNRDALIYRNLLKGHFRKMRKNDMAGEKQSLTPQQPLDPRELATQLEGLWQVETQSGVRVFHDYMPVEFQARAELLDLLEMELAHRRHPSFAGLGRYLHWICRPV
- a CDS encoding MazG-like family protein codes for the protein MNLEHLTERLHRIRDTNDWKQFHSPKNLAMAASVEMAELVEIFQWLSEDQSRQLPADKLAHAGQEVGDIVLYLLLLCSELGLDMDQVVRAKLADSERRFAK
- a CDS encoding DUF6124 family protein, with the protein product MHKLVPDPPSDLLKDRAAFNRALEHYLPSQGFHTINEDLSFEDSLLYTASLLSSASATALDCGELLESPQRAKILAVWHLLEIAKTTVDRSIECLHPRKT
- a CDS encoding MATE family efflux transporter, with amino-acid sequence MTSLLTDWRDRPTHRRVWALAAPMILSNISVPLVALVDSMVIGHLPHAHQLGAVAVGASLYTFLAWAMGFLRMGSTGFAAQAAGRGDGAALRQILLQGLLLALGLAMLLGSIGIPLSGLVLDWMQPSPELNQLTREFFHTRLFGLPAALASYALVGWFLGTQNARAPLAILLTTNLVNIALNLWFVLGLDWGVVGSARASVIAEWTGALLGLALTQKALRAYPGHIAWAALKLWQSWRPLLAVNRDIFIRSLALQSVFFMITVQGARLGDATVAANALLLNGLLLTAHALDGLAHAVEALCGHAIGAHDRQALRRSLVVACGWSLLASIGFAILFAVFGHLFIAMQTDIPSVRETADIYLPYLAVLPLIAVWSYLLDGLFIGATRAREMRNGMLLTVVIVLPFAWALQGLGNHGLWITFLLFMALRSLTLWAIAWRLNKQDRWLTGPV
- a CDS encoding alpha/beta hydrolase, translated to MSSKLLQVFTLAIAALLAACSPIKVLNALTPSSTFTKTSSIAYGDDPRQKLDIYRPVTALPNAPVVVFFYGGSWNSGSRDDYGFVGEALASRGIVVVIADYRLYPQVRYPLFLQDGAQAVAWTHQHIAEYGADPGKLYVMGHSSGAYNAAMLALDPQWLAGVGLSPSIFKGWIGLAGPYDFLPIENRDVRPVFFYPDSPPDSQPINHVSASAPPSLLIASVDDNLVNPKRNTGGLANKLRAAGVPVEAFYFTRTSHATLVASMARPLRWLAPVLDRVTAFIKFTPGQ
- the speA gene encoding arginine decarboxylase, yielding MSVRRTRKDDGSQWTVADSRSVYGIRHWGAGYFAINDAGRVEVRPNGPNSTPVDLYEQVDELRKSGLSLPLLVRFPDILQDRVRQLTGAFDANIERLEYQSKYTALYPIKVNQQEAVIENIIATQDVSIGLEAGSKPELLAVLALAPKGGTIVCNGYKDREFIRLALMGQKLGHNVFIVIEKESEVGLVIEEAANLKVKPQVGLRVRLSSLASSKWADTGGEKSKFGLSAAQLLSVVERFRAAGLDQGIRLLHFHMGSQIANLADYQHGFKEAIRYYGELRNLGLPVDHIDVGGGLGVDYDGTHSRNASSINYDMDDYAGVVVGMLKEFCDAQSLPHPNIFSESGRSLTAHHAMLVVQVTDVEKHNDDVPLIENKESLPETVQWLVDLLGPTDIEMVTETYWRATHYMSDVATQYADGKMTLAEKALAEQCYFAVCRRLHNSLKARQRSHRQVLDELNDKLADKYICNFSVFQSLPDTWAIGQVLPILPLHRLDEEPLRRAVLQDLTCDSDGKIKQYVDEQSIETSLPVHAVNEGEDYLLGIFLVGAYQEILGDMHNLFGDTDSVNIYQREDGSVYSAGIETHDTIEDMLRYVHLSPEELMTHYRDKCASAKITAAERTQFLDALRLGLTRSSYLSS
- a CDS encoding translation initiation factor Sui1 is translated as MAKKAASFAALGGLVFSTDAGRHCPDCRQPVDSCTCKTTLIPEGDGIARVRRESKGRGGKTVTTITGVPLAEDALKELATALKKRCGTGGALKDGVIEIQGDHVELLLAELIKLGYKAKKSGG
- a CDS encoding NUDIX hydrolase, whose amino-acid sequence is MDASTREAAHRAASDAELIAWVDEQDNLLGSRVRSDLRQRGLIGRCTFIFLFNSAGELCVHRRTLSKAMYPGFWDTAAGGMVAAHESYAESAARELEEELGVSGVELTAHDHFYFEDGDSRLWCTSFSAVWDGPLRIQPEEVMEARFLPLATVLQEAEEKPYCPDAQEGLRRYLALRR
- a CDS encoding DUF2333 family protein gives rise to the protein MLDWKNRAGSAKGPAPETKSAPRSYFRNLLMSRALLSLVALYLLVTGALGWYWSEEPALFPVQQNAQIAAEKEGKQMVVGFTTVETLKTVVGTLLNKPGGYISNDRFPPGLWMDNMPSWEYGVLVQVRDLTRALRKDFARSQSQSAEDADLAKAEPRFNFDNKSWVLPSSESEYQEGINSLSRYEARLSDPNQRGALFYARADNLNNWLGDVATRLGSLSQRLSASVGRVKLNTALKTEALAPGEVPQVDEEVVETPWMQIDNVFYEARGQAWALSHLLRAIEVDFADVLAKKNATVSVRQIIRELEASQEPVWSPMILNGSGFGILANHSLVMANYISRANAAVIDLRQLLNQG